Sequence from the Methanosarcina siciliae T4/M genome:
TAGTGTAAAGATTCCAAAGGTCTTCTCTTTGTTTAATTATCTGAGTAGTTCCCACCAATCGATTACGACACTTCTTAAGAGCATAGTTTTCCATCTTCACACCTACCTGAGATGTAATACTAATCGAATGCAAATTGGCAACCAGAAATTCTTTATTTCGAAAAAGCCCTATTTAGGCTTTTTCGGGACAACTTCGGATTATTCAGTCTTCTCATATACAATATCGTGTAAAGTTCTCATCAGGGAGCATCTTTTGCTGTAATAACTCACAATATAAAAAGGCATAAGCTTCGGGGAAAAGCCCATGATAAAATCCGCAAACCTGGGAACGTTGGCTGCCATAACATTCATATATTCAAAATTTCTGGACTTCAGATCAAGAAACTCATTATAATAGAGAAGGGAATTTGCACCCATCCTGCCATAAGCCGGATTCAGAGCTGAAGACCAGGTGACAGTGCATTTCTTACCATAGAGGTTTAGGTGGGATGCAACGGCCTCTCCTTCAGGAGCCTCTGAAACAAACATGTAACCAACATCTTTTTCCTGAATTAGTTTAAACACCCTTTCGAAAAATTCCTTTGGAACCGGAGGTTCCAGATTCTGTTTTTCGTAGACCAGGGAAAATAGGCGATAATATGTATCAGGATCGTTTATGACCCTTGTTTTAAGCCCTGCCTCTTCTGCGGTTTTAAGCTCTCTGCGGATCTTTCTCGAGATGTTATTATCAATGTTTTCTTTGAGGTCCAGTTTATAAGTATAACGTACACTTGAATTCCAGCCATTCCAGGTAAAAGGCCTGATATCCTCAAAACCCGGAGAAAATACAAGATTAATACTGTCAAATCCCTGCTTGCAGAGGAACTCTCTCAGAGAATTAAGAATTTCGTGGGTATCCTGAACACGCTTGCTCACTTTGGAACTTGCGCTTTCCATTATAAGGGGGCCACTATAGTGAGTCATATTAGAGATAGAAGACCCTATTTTCAGGATTCCTTTGAAGTTCCTGACAAAAAGGGGGCATCCCCCTACAAGTTCACCATTTCTGAAACATCCATAAATCCTTAGATCCTTTGAAAGAACATCCCTGAAAATTCCCAGAAAATCGCTTGTGTGAAAGAGAGTGCCCGATGAAGCTTTTTCAACAAGCAGGTCCCATTTCCCGTATTCAGACGGCGCTAATTCCCTGACTTCAATTTCGTCCATTTTAAAACTCCATGTAATAGATGAGTATTAAGATCTGATAAATCCTCATGAAAGTATAAAATACAGATTTCAGCCCTCATCCTTCGATGCCTGATTTACATACCCCGTCAACCGTTTTGCAACGCAGTACCAACCTGTAATTTTAAGTAACGTAAGTAACCTGTGGGATAATTTATCTTTTGTCAATTAAACCAGATAGTTTCCCTGAAAAAACACATCCTATTTTCGATTTATTGTGAAACCTCCGCTTAGATAACCAAACGAAGATCCTCAAATGCACATTGTTATATGAAATATTAAATGTTTTTGCCTTAGACCTTGGTGTTTTACCCTGAAATAAGTTCGCTTTGAAACTTTTTTTCCATTTGTCCATATTTTCACAACCCAAACAACCTCACTCCATTCTGAATTTTGCCTCGATTGGGAATCCGGGAGGGAAAAGATACGACTCTAAAAACCAGTAAGAATTACTAAAAGCATGCTCTTCTGAGTATATTATTCCCTGTAAAATTTTCTAAGTTATTAAAAAATTGAAAGAAAGGAGTTTTTCACCGATTTCCGCCAATAAAGCCCTAAAATCTTAATATTATCAGCAAGTAGAGTGGTTTCTTTTAACATAATTGGAGAAACTTAAACACATAAGATTTTTGTACCATTTGCAACCAATGCATAATATGTATGTGTTGTACACAAGACAAAGTCATAGAACCTGAAAAGCAGGTAAAACGCGAAAAATCTGTATATTGACTAAAACCAGGAAAAATGCCTAAAAGATATACTAATATCCTGATGGAATTTCGCTGATAATACGTTCTAAGAGAACTTTACCAAGTTGTATGGGTTAATGTCCAAAGGTACAGGGATATTAAATGAATGAAAAATGTATAAAATATGTTTGTGATAACAGGAAAAAAATTGGAATAATTATTATAATCCATATTTTTTTGACCATAATGGGCACAGCTACCCCTTCCAGCGCACCACATGACATGACTGTTTATGTGGCAGGCGACGGAAAAGGAGATTTCAATTGCGATGGGGTAGATGACCAGATAGAGATCAATAAAGCCCTCGTTTATGTGGCAGAAAATCCTGAATTCACTACCGTTTATTTGAAAGGCCCCAACACTTATGTGATCTCAGACAAAATTCGCATCGGGAACAATACGGCCCTGAAAGGGGACCCTACAGCCGTGATAAAGCTCAAAGACAACGCAGATTGGCCGCATCAAAGACCGCTGATAACTCAGATGAAAAGCTCCGGAAACCAGAACATCACCATAAGTGGATTTGAGATCGATGGAAACTATGAAGGTAATACCGAAAAAATGAGAGGAGATGGATACTACAACCTGATCCATTTCATTAATTGCGACAATATAAATATTAGTAATATGTACATGCATGACAGCCACGGAGACGGACTGAGAATAAAAGACGGCGAAAATATAAAATTTCACGACAACCGAATTTACAAGCTTGGTCATGACGGCCTTTATGCAATCGAATGTCAGAATGTAGAAGCATGGAATAATAACGTGAGATGTAAAACAAATTCTGCACTGAGAATCTGGAACTCAAACCATATAAAATTCTATAATAACACTATATACACCGAATTCGAGGATGATGCCGGAGGGCCTGGGATTCAGATACAATATATTAGAACATCCGAAGCTCGGCCGATGAATGATATTGAAATCTATAACAATACAATTTATGATACGTATGGGCCAGGGATCTGGCTTATAGCATTTGGGGAGCCATACTCAAAAACCGAGGCACAGAATGTTCATATCCACCACAACATATTTTATGGCTGTGGCACACATCGGACTTATGATTGGCTGGGTGGGATAGTGACAAGCGGGTTTTATGATACCCTCATAGAAAACAATGTGTTTGATGCGAATTATAACGCCGCTGTTGTGTATACGTACCCAACCGGCTCACGTTATGACATTGATTTTACTCCAAATGGTACGGATGGGGAGTACACGACCATCGTGCGTAACAACATTATAATAAATACTTTAAGACGCAAGTACAGCCCGGAAGGAACAGGTTATGGAGTTATTGATAACTTCCCGGAAACACACAGCTTTATACTGGAAAATAACTGCATGTATAAAAACAAGGGAGGGAACTACAAGAACTGCACGTCAACCGCTGATATCCATACAGATCCGCTATTTGTAAACGAGTACAAACATGATTACCACCTGCAATCGTACTCTCCTTGCATTGATGCCGGATATCCCCTCTCTGATTACTCAAAAGAACCAGAGGACAACGGGGACCGGATAAACATTGGGAGATACGGAAACACAGAATACGCCACTGTATACAAAGAATCAAAATGGAGACAGACGGTTTTACCTGCATGGGAAACTTTCAGGACGAAACTGAGGACACTCCTTTGATTTTGCCTTATGGCTCTCACTAAAAACCTATAAATTTGTTTTTTACCAAAAAGTGTTCCTTGTTTTTTGTCTCCACAAAAAACGAGGAGCAATTCCTCTTTCTTGTAAGGCTTTATCCGGCAATCCCATTCATTAACTTTCTTAAGTAGAAACGAGATTTTGGGACAGACTCCTTTGTAATACCATCTAACCATTTCAGATAGCACTCTTCAAGAAGGTATAGGCTCTTGTACGCTGAATGACAGGAAAAATATATTTAGTAACAGATTAAATAGGAAGAAAGACTGAAAAACAGAAATAACAGAAAACTTTCATATATGATAACCTTAACAGTGTTTACTTAAATTTCAAAGATGGAAAAAGGCATGTCTAACTTTATTACTAATGTACTAAAAATAGTATCTGGAAGCGTGGTTGCACAGGCCCTGGGCATGTTCCTCATTCCCATCATCACCAGGATTTACAGCCCAAATGATTTTGGGGTTTTTCAACTAATTCTCTCGATATCAGGCATTCTTGCAATATTTTCTACTTTTTCATACCAGTTCTCGATCATGCTTCCAAAAGAAGATGAAGATTCTGTAAATGTTGTAGTACTCTGTATCATACTTGTTACCCTTATATCATTACTGACAGGCATTGCAATATTATTTCTTCCCAAAAATATTGATGATATACTGAGTGTAGCCGGAGCTTCAAGATATTTAATTTATCTTCCAATAATAGTCCTCCTTAACGGCTTTTTTTTCGTACAGAACTACTGGCTTTCAAGAAGGGTTCGTTTTGGAACAATAGCAGGAGCCAGAGTTTCAAACACCTTATTGGGAAAGGTGTTTCAGATCGGACTGGCAGAATGGATCGTATCTCCCGTGAGCCTGCTCCTCGGAGTTATTGCAGGATACGTGTTTGCAGACCTTTTCATGCTCAAGAGTATAAAAGATGATATTGGGATTTTGAAAAAGGTCTCTCTCGTAAGAATTAAAGAACTGGCCATTCAGTATAAAAACTTCCCATTATTCAGTTCCTGGTCCATGATTGCAAATACGATTTCCCCTCAGGTACCTACTTTTTTGCTTGCACTTTTTTACGGGACAACAGTCGTAGGGCACTATTCACTTGCGTATCAGGTAGTTAACATGCCCATGACGATTGTCGGTAACGCCATTGGACAGGTCTTCTTCCAGAAGGTTAGCGAGGTCAAAAATGGAAATGTGGATGGAGATATGAAGATCGTTGTGGAAGAGGTTTACAAAAAACTGATCTTAATCGGGATATTCCCGATGATACTCCTGATGATCATAGGAGAACAGGTATTCACATTTGCCTTCGGTGAAAGCTGGTCTGTCTCCGGAACATATGTAAGGATTCTATTGCCCTGGATATTTCTGGTCTTCCTGTCCTCACCTATTTCAACTCTCTACAATATATACGACAAACAGTCGGTCTGGCTTACTTTCAGTATAATTCTCTTAATCTCAAGGGTAACAGCACTGTTCATCGGAGGTACTTACGGAGACCCGGAGTTCGCCCTGGGTTTTTTTAGTCTTACCGGTGTTGCATTCTGGCTCTGGAACAACGCATATTTGCTAAACCTTGTAGGGATTGACAAGAAAGAGAGCTTTGTAATCCTTGTAAGGTATATGACAATAGGCCTGATTGTTGCGGCTCCGTTAATTCTGGTGGAAACGTTCACCTCAAACTTTTACATAATGCTCTTGATGGTCACAATCATAACCCCGATATATTATGGAGTAACTTTTAATGAAGACCCCATGTTTAGAAAAGTAGTCCTGAGCTTTTTAGTTAGTGTAAACAAAAAAGTCAGAGAATGATTTTTAAGGAATGATAAAAATATAAGTTCTAAATTTCAGCTTAGAAAATGATCCACATTTACATTCCCCCAATAACCATTTTAGCAACAAAACTCTTTGAGATTATATTTGAATCACTCCTAATTTCCAGTGCGGCTGATGAATCGCATTGGTAATCGATGTTTATCTCTTTTTCTCATTTATGTGGCCAAACATCGGCTTTCTGTTAGAGGTTTAAGAATTCATTTATCCGTAGAGATATCATTATCCATAGAAGGAGGATTTATAACCCTCTGGAGAGCAGGAAAAAACCGGAAATATACCTGCAAAGGAACCATACTTTATTCATTTTTTGAGTACAGAATGCCACAAATAGGAAAAAAGGCGCTGTTGAGTCGGATGAATTTATAAGGTAGAATTTGGTAATAAGAAATGGGGAAAGGGAAAAAAACAGGGTAAAAGTAAGTAAAGGATCAGGGTACTAGAAAGTCTGAGAGTTAATAGTTCTTAAAAGAGCAGACATAACTGCAGAGTTTTAAACGCTCACTCAAGATATTTAAAAATTTCCAGTTGCCTGGCCTTCAATAAAGACCTTTTAAGGGTACCGGCTATGAATAAAAAGACAGGAAAAGCGGCAGAGAAGTCATCGGAAAATAAAAAGAAGGCAGGTTTTGTATCAGATGTTCTGACACTTGCAGGTGGAACAACCTTCGCTCAGATCCTTACGATTCTGGCAGCTCCTGTTCTGACCCGCATTTACGGACCGGAGGATTTTGGAGTCTGGGCTCTGTATATCTCCATAACGAGCGTTATAACCGTTATTTCATGCCTCAGGTACGATTATTCCATAATGCTGCCTGAATCGGAAGATGAAGCAGTAAACCTTTTAGGCTTGAGTTTCCTTGCAGTTCTTGCTGTTACCGGTTTAACCGTACCAGTTATCTGGTCCTTCCACGTCCAGATAGTTGATCTACTAAATGCCCCGCAGATCGAAAAGTATCTCTGGCTTGTGCCCCCATTCGTGTTCGTAAACGGACTTTTTCTCGCACTCAACCAGTGGAACTCAAGAACAAAACTCTTCAAAAGGCTCTCCTTCGCAAGGGTTTCCAGTTCGGTCTCGACGACCGCAACCCAGATCACACTCGGACTTGTAGAAAAAACCCCTACTGCATCCGGTTTAATAGGGGGGAGCCTTGCAGGCCAGTCTATAGCGACATTCGTGCTTGGAGGGCAGATTTTGAGAGATGACAGGCGTCTGATAACAAAGAGCCTGAGCTGGAAAAAAATATATGAAGGCGCAATACGGCACCGCAAACTTCCGCTTATAGATATCTGGTCCGCCCTTATGAACTCAATATCCTGGCAGCTTCCGGCTTTTCTCCTTTCAGCTTTTTTTGCTCCTGCAGTGGTAGGCTTTTACTCCCTCGGGTTCCGCCTGCTTCAGTTACCCATGAGTTTTATTGGCGGTTCGATCTCGCAGGTATTTTACCAGAGGGCCTCAAGGGCGACATCTGAAGGTACTCTCAGTACTCTTGTGGAAAGTGTGTTCCGAATGCTTGTGCTTATAGGCATGTTCCCTATATTGATTCTCACAATTGTAGGAAGCGATGTCTTCACCGTGATTTTCGGGAGCGCCTGGTCAGAAGCAGGAGTCTATGCTCAGATCCTGAGCCTCTGGGCATTCGTATGGTTTATCTCATCTCCTTTAACAGCGATATACCTGGTAGTAGAAGAACTTCATTTTGGATTCACATATAACATATTCAACCTTACGACCCGTTTCCTGTCCCTTACAATCGGAGGCCTGCTGGGAAACGCCCGTATAGCCCTTCTCCTATTCTCCGTATCAGGTATTATAGTATACGGGTATCTGTGCCTGAAAATGATGCATTACTCAGGAGTTAAGACTTCAAGAGCCCTGAAAATAGTATCCTCAAACCTGATCCTCTTTATCCCTGCAGGAATCGTTCTGATAGCTCTCAAAATTGCAGGAATAAACCAGGTTCTTCTTGTTATAATCTCCGGCCTGCTGATCTGTATCTATTACCTATACATATTGAAAACGGATGGACAGGTAAAGGAGATAATAGAGGGATTCAAACTCCCGGGAAAAGTGGAAAAAGCGTAAGAGCGCATCACAGGCAAGGCACCAAAAACAAGAGCTCAGGGGAAAGCTCAGGAGAAATAATTGTTGCTAAGAAACGGGCAGATCCCCTGGAATAAAAAAATTAAAAAGCAGTGTAAAATGAAATAAGGCAAAATGAAAAAATCAAATGAATTTAAAGGCCACTTTCAAAGAAGCTGAACTTTAAACTTATCGAAAGATAAGAAGCCCACTTTTTTAAACTAAAACTTAACTCAGGAATCTTAACCTGAATTTTCTACTTTTGCACCGAACTCTCATAGGGAAGAGTAATTATTTAGAAGTATAGCCATGAATTAGAGAATACTTTATAATTATATATTTGAGAATAACAGCCAGAATAGAGCAAATATTCCATAGAAAAAGACACTTACAAGACTGTCTAAAATTACCAAAGGAATTAAATAACTTTGAGAGTATCTTACTAAAAAATAATAGTTGTTTAGAAATTTCTCTGACAAGGATCCGGTAAAAGATGAGGATTGCGATAATTCTCTTCATAATGCAGAAGCAGAGATGAAATTTAATTGTAAATAGCACTTAAATTGAAAGCTCGTGGAGAAAAATGTATGTCTTCTCAAATTGGAAATCGTGTTGCTAGGCCAGAAAGCCTTCAGAATAAACAGGGCTCAATAATACACTTTACTCCTCATATTAGCGACTATTCTATTAGCCCAGAAGGAGAAGAATTTCCATTACCCGAACCTGAAGAATATAATGAAGAATTTAACAGAATTAAGATTCTCGTGGATCAAGCACGTGAAGAGGGAAAAGAAATTGTTGTTGTAATGGGAGTGGGTTTCGTCGGAGCAGTTATGGCTGCAATCATCGCAGACACGAAAGACGAAAATGGGAACTACAGCAAATTTGTAATTGGTTGCCAGAGACCAAGTACCCGCAGTTACTGGAAAATTCCCCTGCTAAACAGAGGGCAGTCTCCTGTGAAATCAGAAGACAAAGAAGTAGATGAAATAATAAAGCGCTGTGTCCTTGAAACAAAAACCCTGGTCGCTACATATACAAATGAATGCTTAAAACTAGCGGACGTTGTAGTAGTAGACATTCAGTGCGATTATGTAAAGTGTGAGCTTGGAAATGTCAAGACAGGAGAAGCAGATATGGCTGCACTCGAATCTTCCATGAAAACAATCGGAGAACATATCTCTCCCGAGTGCCTTGTCCTGATCGAAACAACTGTTGCTCCCGGAACGACCGAATTCGTCGCCCTTCCACTCCTGAAAAAAGCGTTTTATAAGCGTGGAATCGATTCGACCCCTTTGCTTGCACACAGCTATGAGAGGGTTATGCCTGGAAAAGACTATGTTGCAAGTGTCCGCGATTTCTGGAGAGTTTGTGCCGGCTGCAATGACGAAGCAAAAGTAAAGGTTGAAAAATTCCTGAGGGAAGTTATCAACACAAAAGATTATCCTCTGACTGTAATGGACAGGCCTATAGAATCCGAAACCGCAAAAATTATTGAGAATTCATACCGTGCAACCATACTCGCATTCCTTAATGAATGGAGCCTCTTTTCCGAAAGAAACGGTGTGGACATCATAAAGGTCATAAATGCAATAAAGATGCGGCCAACCCACAGCAATATGATCTTCCCGGGTCCTGGAATCGGAGGTTACTGCCTTCCGAAAGACGGAGGTCTGGGTTACTGGGCATACAAGCACATCCTCGGTTTCGAAGACGGGGATGAAGTGTTCAAGATCACCCCCACATCGATTGATATCAACGATACAAGAGCCCTTCATGTAGCCGAACTCACAAGAGATGCGCTCCGAAACATGGACAGGTACATTGCCGGAGCAGATGTCCTGATTTGCGGAGCCAGCTACAGGCAAGATGTGGGCGACACCAGATACAGCGGAAGCGAGATTGTCGTAAGGAAACTTACGGAAATGGGCGCTGAAATGCGTGTACATGACCCTTACGTAGACCACTGGTACGAGATGGAAAGCCAGGACACATACCCAGCATCCGGCCATTCATGGAAGCGTTTCTTCAGAAATCAGGAAGATCTGAGTGTGCTAAAAATGGAAGCTGAATTTTCAACAGCTATTAAAGGCATAGAAGCCTTGATTTTCGCAGTCCCACATAATCAATATCTTACTCTTGAGCCGGAAACTGTTGTAAAAATGGCAGGCGGACCTATTGCAGTGATCGATTGCTTCGGGATATTATCCGACGAAAAAATAAGAAGATACTTCGAACTTGGCTGTGAAGTCAAAGCCCTTGGAAGAGGTCATATCCAGAGGATCAAAAAAGAAATACAGAGAAGCAAATTTTATAAGCAAAATTCAAAAATTTCCACAGTTTCGCAAATTTACAACAGGGGATCTTTTGCAAGATAAAAAAGTAATAGTCACTGGCGGGATGGGTGTTATCTGCTCCTACTTTACTGAGAGATTGCTTGGATACAATGAAGTAACGGCCATTGATAATGAGTCTACAGACAAAATCGAAAACATAAAACAGCTACTTGGTCACAAAAACTGAACTTTAATAAGAGAATGTAAAAAGCAAAGCATCTTCGGGAACTAAAAATGGATCAAAGAATATAATAAATCTGTATTTTATGATGAGGAAAAAATTTGCTTAATCTAACTGAAAACCAAGAAACCCAAGAAACTTTTAGTAAACAGGTGCCTAAGAATCTATCTGCCAATATTCTGTATTTTATATTAAACGTTATAATTGGCTTATTCCTAGTACCGTTTTTTATTGATTCTCTTGGTGTAGCAAGTTATGCACTTGTCCCTTTAGCTACTTCCCTGACCAGTTATGTAAACCTAGTAGTGCAGTCACTTAACACGTCTGTATCCAGATACTTAACCATAGATTTACAAAGAAAGGAGTTTAAAAAAGCTAATATAACGTTCAATACTGCTCTTTTCGGAACTCTTGGAGTTATATTACTAATACTTCCTTTTGTAGTTTTAATTTCTTATTATGCACCTTCATTTTTTGACATTCCTACCAGTCAAGAGAATGCTGCAAGAATCCTTTTTGTCGGGGTAATATTTTCATTCTTACTGCGGGCATGGGGCAGTAATTTTGGAGTTTCCCTCTTTGCCTATAACCGGCTTGACCTCCAGAACCTGGTAAATGCTGTAAATATTCTTGTCCAGGTAAGCCTGATAATATTATTATTCAAGTTATATTCTCCAAATCTTGTTTATATTGGATTGGCTTATTTAATTGGAGCTGCAGCTGCTCTTATTTTAACTATAATCTTTTCACGCAAAATAAATCCTAATTTAAAGGTAAATATAAAGGATTTCCGTAGATCTAAGGTCAATGAGATTACGGAAATGGGTGGCTGGGTTGTAATTAACCAAATAGGCTCCTTATTATTCCTTC
This genomic interval carries:
- a CDS encoding GNAT family N-acetyltransferase yields the protein MDEIEVRELAPSEYGKWDLLVEKASSGTLFHTSDFLGIFRDVLSKDLRIYGCFRNGELVGGCPLFVRNFKGILKIGSSISNMTHYSGPLIMESASSKVSKRVQDTHEILNSLREFLCKQGFDSINLVFSPGFEDIRPFTWNGWNSSVRYTYKLDLKENIDNNISRKIRRELKTAEEAGLKTRVINDPDTYYRLFSLVYEKQNLEPPVPKEFFERVFKLIQEKDVGYMFVSEAPEGEAVASHLNLYGKKCTVTWSSALNPAYGRMGANSLLYYNEFLDLKSRNFEYMNVMAANVPRFADFIMGFSPKLMPFYIVSYYSKRCSLMRTLHDIVYEKTE
- a CDS encoding right-handed parallel beta-helix repeat-containing protein — protein: MNEKCIKYVCDNRKKIGIIIIIHIFLTIMGTATPSSAPHDMTVYVAGDGKGDFNCDGVDDQIEINKALVYVAENPEFTTVYLKGPNTYVISDKIRIGNNTALKGDPTAVIKLKDNADWPHQRPLITQMKSSGNQNITISGFEIDGNYEGNTEKMRGDGYYNLIHFINCDNINISNMYMHDSHGDGLRIKDGENIKFHDNRIYKLGHDGLYAIECQNVEAWNNNVRCKTNSALRIWNSNHIKFYNNTIYTEFEDDAGGPGIQIQYIRTSEARPMNDIEIYNNTIYDTYGPGIWLIAFGEPYSKTEAQNVHIHHNIFYGCGTHRTYDWLGGIVTSGFYDTLIENNVFDANYNAAVVYTYPTGSRYDIDFTPNGTDGEYTTIVRNNIIINTLRRKYSPEGTGYGVIDNFPETHSFILENNCMYKNKGGNYKNCTSTADIHTDPLFVNEYKHDYHLQSYSPCIDAGYPLSDYSKEPEDNGDRINIGRYGNTEYATVYKESKWRQTVLPAWETFRTKLRTLL
- a CDS encoding oligosaccharide flippase family protein, whose translation is MSNFITNVLKIVSGSVVAQALGMFLIPIITRIYSPNDFGVFQLILSISGILAIFSTFSYQFSIMLPKEDEDSVNVVVLCIILVTLISLLTGIAILFLPKNIDDILSVAGASRYLIYLPIIVLLNGFFFVQNYWLSRRVRFGTIAGARVSNTLLGKVFQIGLAEWIVSPVSLLLGVIAGYVFADLFMLKSIKDDIGILKKVSLVRIKELAIQYKNFPLFSSWSMIANTISPQVPTFLLALFYGTTVVGHYSLAYQVVNMPMTIVGNAIGQVFFQKVSEVKNGNVDGDMKIVVEEVYKKLILIGIFPMILLMIIGEQVFTFAFGESWSVSGTYVRILLPWIFLVFLSSPISTLYNIYDKQSVWLTFSIILLISRVTALFIGGTYGDPEFALGFFSLTGVAFWLWNNAYLLNLVGIDKKESFVILVRYMTIGLIVAAPLILVETFTSNFYIMLLMVTIITPIYYGVTFNEDPMFRKVVLSFLVSVNKKVRE
- a CDS encoding lipopolysaccharide biosynthesis protein, which gives rise to MNKKTGKAAEKSSENKKKAGFVSDVLTLAGGTTFAQILTILAAPVLTRIYGPEDFGVWALYISITSVITVISCLRYDYSIMLPESEDEAVNLLGLSFLAVLAVTGLTVPVIWSFHVQIVDLLNAPQIEKYLWLVPPFVFVNGLFLALNQWNSRTKLFKRLSFARVSSSVSTTATQITLGLVEKTPTASGLIGGSLAGQSIATFVLGGQILRDDRRLITKSLSWKKIYEGAIRHRKLPLIDIWSALMNSISWQLPAFLLSAFFAPAVVGFYSLGFRLLQLPMSFIGGSISQVFYQRASRATSEGTLSTLVESVFRMLVLIGMFPILILTIVGSDVFTVIFGSAWSEAGVYAQILSLWAFVWFISSPLTAIYLVVEELHFGFTYNIFNLTTRFLSLTIGGLLGNARIALLLFSVSGIIVYGYLCLKMMHYSGVKTSRALKIVSSNLILFIPAGIVLIALKIAGINQVLLVIISGLLICIYYLYILKTDGQVKEIIEGFKLPGKVEKA
- a CDS encoding nucleotide sugar dehydrogenase, with amino-acid sequence MSSQIGNRVARPESLQNKQGSIIHFTPHISDYSISPEGEEFPLPEPEEYNEEFNRIKILVDQAREEGKEIVVVMGVGFVGAVMAAIIADTKDENGNYSKFVIGCQRPSTRSYWKIPLLNRGQSPVKSEDKEVDEIIKRCVLETKTLVATYTNECLKLADVVVVDIQCDYVKCELGNVKTGEADMAALESSMKTIGEHISPECLVLIETTVAPGTTEFVALPLLKKAFYKRGIDSTPLLAHSYERVMPGKDYVASVRDFWRVCAGCNDEAKVKVEKFLREVINTKDYPLTVMDRPIESETAKIIENSYRATILAFLNEWSLFSERNGVDIIKVINAIKMRPTHSNMIFPGPGIGGYCLPKDGGLGYWAYKHILGFEDGDEVFKITPTSIDINDTRALHVAELTRDALRNMDRYIAGADVLICGASYRQDVGDTRYSGSEIVVRKLTEMGAEMRVHDPYVDHWYEMESQDTYPASGHSWKRFFRNQEDLSVLKMEAEFSTAIKGIEALIFAVPHNQYLTLEPETVVKMAGGPIAVIDCFGILSDEKIRRYFELGCEVKALGRGHIQRIKKEIQRSKFYKQNSKISTVSQIYNRGSFAR